A stretch of the Conger conger chromosome 3, fConCon1.1, whole genome shotgun sequence genome encodes the following:
- the LOC133124785 gene encoding cytokine receptor common subunit gamma-like isoform X1 — translation MAGIAVLLLMAVLLTEGQADTSIPRTCVNCLIINLEYIDCTWISQGIQEVNYTFHHRREKRSYRECATYLLQNGLTVGCRLPYTRALKFHKLHTRLFMDNSSSEQIINLTHEVKLNPPHHLLLEEKEDEGNAELWLRWNVSCPSRCVESEVRYSKPGSTLWKITVPMIGYSFTLPFFSPEDMYEFQVRIRVPDDCAQSKYWSDWSAPVVWGPKLQPNSAGYRPWRPVSAVFWSGLAAVVLAQTG, via the exons ATGGCTGGGATAGCAGTCCTGCTGCTGATGGCTGTACTGCTGACGGAGGGCCAGGCCGACACCTCCATTCCCC GTACATGTGTGAACTGTCTGATCATCAATCTGGAGTACATCGACTGCACATGGATTTCTCAAGGGATCCAAGAGGTCAACTACACCTTCCACCACAGACG GGAAAAGAGAAGCTACAGGGAATGTGCCACTTACCTGCTCCAGAATGGACTTACTGTGGGCTGCAGGCTACCCTACACAAGAGCCCTGAAGTTCCACAAACTTCACACCAGACTGTTCATGGACAACAGCAGTTCAGAGCAGATCATCAATCTTACACACGAGG tgaagTTAAACCCCCCGCACCACCTTCTGCTGGAGGAAAAGGAAGATGAAGGCAACGCTGAGCTGTGGCTTCGCTGGAACGTCAGCTGCCCTTCCAGATGCGTAGAGAGTGAGGTGCGCTACAGCAAGCCCGGCAGTACCCTCTGGAAG ATAACTGTTCCGATGATTGGATATTCCTTCACTCTACCTTTCTTCTCACCTGAAGACATGTATGAGTTCCAGGTGAGAATAAGAGTTCCTGATGATTGTGCCCAGTCCAAGTACTGGAGTGACTGGAGCGCCCCTGTGGTCTGGGGTCCGAAGCTTCAGCCCAACAGTGCAG GATACCGCCCGTGGAGACCGGTCTCTGCTGTTTTCTGGTCGGGTTTGGCAGCTGTGGTTCTGGCTCAGACTGGCTAA
- the LOC133124785 gene encoding cytokine receptor common subunit gamma-like isoform X2, with product MAGIAVLLLMAVLLTEGQADTSIPRVNCLIINLEYIDCTWISQGIQEVNYTFHHRREKRSYRECATYLLQNGLTVGCRLPYTRALKFHKLHTRLFMDNSSSEQIINLTHEVKLNPPHHLLLEEKEDEGNAELWLRWNVSCPSRCVESEVRYSKPGSTLWKITVPMIGYSFTLPFFSPEDMYEFQVRIRVPDDCAQSKYWSDWSAPVVWGPKLQPNSAGYRPWRPVSAVFWSGLAAVVLAQTG from the exons ATGGCTGGGATAGCAGTCCTGCTGCTGATGGCTGTACTGCTGACGGAGGGCCAGGCCGACACCTCCATTCCCC GTGTGAACTGTCTGATCATCAATCTGGAGTACATCGACTGCACATGGATTTCTCAAGGGATCCAAGAGGTCAACTACACCTTCCACCACAGACG GGAAAAGAGAAGCTACAGGGAATGTGCCACTTACCTGCTCCAGAATGGACTTACTGTGGGCTGCAGGCTACCCTACACAAGAGCCCTGAAGTTCCACAAACTTCACACCAGACTGTTCATGGACAACAGCAGTTCAGAGCAGATCATCAATCTTACACACGAGG tgaagTTAAACCCCCCGCACCACCTTCTGCTGGAGGAAAAGGAAGATGAAGGCAACGCTGAGCTGTGGCTTCGCTGGAACGTCAGCTGCCCTTCCAGATGCGTAGAGAGTGAGGTGCGCTACAGCAAGCCCGGCAGTACCCTCTGGAAG ATAACTGTTCCGATGATTGGATATTCCTTCACTCTACCTTTCTTCTCACCTGAAGACATGTATGAGTTCCAGGTGAGAATAAGAGTTCCTGATGATTGTGCCCAGTCCAAGTACTGGAGTGACTGGAGCGCCCCTGTGGTCTGGGGTCCGAAGCTTCAGCCCAACAGTGCAG GATACCGCCCGTGGAGACCGGTCTCTGCTGTTTTCTGGTCGGGTTTGGCAGCTGTGGTTCTGGCTCAGACTGGCTAA